Within Azoarcus sp. DD4, the genomic segment CGGGCAGGCGGCGGCTGAATGCCCGCCGCGGTCGCTACTCCCGATACCCGTGGTATGGAGTGGTGGGAGCAGGGCCGGGATTGTTCGCCCCGCCCGCGGGGGCAGGGCGCCCCGGGTGCAAGCTCAGAAATGCCACTCCATCTGGAAGGTCGGCGCGTTGGTATCGATGCCGGGCTTGGTGCTGCCGTTGGCGTAGTCGTGGTTGCCGAACTTGTTCTTCCAGTACTCGTAGCCCACGCCCATCAGGAAGGTGTTCTTCTTGCCGGCCACCATCTGGCCGACGTCGACCATCAGCGAGGTGCGCATCAGGGTTTCGGGCTTGGTCTTGACGTTGGCGTAGTCCTTGCCCTTCTCGCTGTTGTAGTTGAGGAAACCCTGGAACTTCAACGGCGCCGGACCGGCCTCGAAGGGGATGCCCCAGGCCACGCTGATCATCCATTGCGGATCGAAGGCGATCTCGCTCTTGGGGCAGGCGGGCGAACCGAGGCCGCAGTGGTTCCACTCCTTGCCGTAGAGCAGGCTCACATCGAGGAAGCCGGGCACGTCGAACTTCAGCGTCGGGCCGACCACCAGCAGGCGCTTGCGCGGCGCAAAGCGGGTGTTCTTGGTGTTGAGGTCGAAGCCGGCGGTGAGCGCGACTTCCTTCACCGGGCCGAAGGCGAGGGACTTGTCGAACAGCTTGCCCAGATGCACCTGGTGGCGGTAGGTCAGGTAGAACTCGGTGGCGCCGCTGTCGCTGCCGCTGGCCGGGTCCTTGTCGTCCGACTGCAGCATGTCGATGTTCACGAAGTTCTGGCCGACCGAGTAGCCGCTGGCGTGGGTGAGCTGCAGCACGTGCTTTTCGACGTCGTTGCGGTTGGTCGGCTCGCGGAAATCGGTGCCGTAGCGGTAGCCGATGAAGGTGTCGCTCCAGGTCGCGGCCTGGGCTGGGGCAATGGCGAAGGTGGCCGAGGCCAGGGCGAGCGAGGTCGCCAGCCGGTCGAGGCTGTTCATGCGGGTGTCTCCGTTGGTGTTGTTTTGGGGGTGCTACGGGATCAGTGGGCTTCGGCTGCCTTGGCGGCCTCGATGGCGCCGACGCTGTCTTCCTTGCCGCCGTTGAAGTAGAGGTTGAGCACCACGGCGGAGATCGCAGTGAGCAGGATGCCGGACTCCAGCAGCGGGTGCAGGCTGTGCGCCATGTGCTGCGTCCAGCGCGGCGCGACCAGCGGGATCATGCCGGCGCCGATCGAGATGGCGACGATGTAGAGGTTGTTGCGGTTGCTCTTGAAATCGACGTTGGCGAGGATGCGGATGCCGGTGGCGGCGACCATGCCGAACATCACCAGACCGGCGCCGCCGAGCACGAAGGTGGGCACTGATTCCACCAGCGCGGCCATCTTGGGCAGCAGGCCGAGCACGATCATGATGATGCCCGCGGCCACGCATACCCAGCGGCTTTTGACGCCGGTGACGCCGACCAGGCCGACGTTCTGCGAGAAGCTGGTGTAGGGGAAGGTGTTGAACACGCCGCCGATCACCGTGCCCAGACCGTCGGTGCGCAGGCCGGCGGCGAGATCCTTCTGGCCGATGCGGCGGCCGGTGATCTCCGACAGCGCCAGGAACATGCCGGTCGATTCGATCATCACCACGATCATCACCAGCGTCATGGTCAGGATCATCACCACGTCGAAGGTCGGCATGCCGAAGGCGAAGGGGGTGACGACGTCGAACCAGGGCGCCTTGGCGACCTTGTCGAAGTGCATCTTGCCCAGTCCGGCGGCGGCGAAACAGCCGATGACGATGCCGAGCAGCACCGCGATGTTGGCGACGAAGCCGCGGCCGTAGCGCACCAGCAGCAGGATGGCGACCAGCACGAAGGCGGCGACGCCCATGTTGTCGAGCGCGCCGTAGTTGGGATTGTTCTGCATCGGGATGGGGCCGGGCAGCTTCATCGCCGGTGCGGCGGTGCCGGGGGCGAGGTTGGCGGCGGCCGCAGTGGCGGATTCGCGCGCCTGGTCGACCATGGCGGCGAGCCTGGGCACATCCACGCTCTGTGCCAGCGGCGCGGGGCCGCCCATCGCCCAGCCGATGCCGACCCGCATCAGGCTGATGCCGATGATGGCGATGATGGTGCCGGTGACCACCGGCGGGAAGAAGCGCAGCAGCCGGCTCATCAGCGGCGCGATGGCGATGGAAATGAGGCCGGCGCCGATGATGGCGCCGAAGATCGCCCGCGCGCCTTCGGGGCCGCCCTGCACATTGGCCATCGCCACCATCGGGCCGACAGCGGCGAAGGTCACCCCCATCATCACCGGCAGCTTGATGCCGAAATGGCGGCCGAAGCCGAGCGACTGGATCAGCGTGACCAGGCCGCAGCAGAAGAGGTCGGCCGAGATCAGCATCGCCACCTGTTCGGGGCTCAGGTTGAGTGCGCGGCCGATGATCAGCGGCACCGCCACCGCGCCGGCATACATCACCAGCACATGCTGCAGGCCGAGGGTGAACAGGCGGCCGGCGGGCAGGCGCTCGTCGACCGCGTCGGGCTGTTGTGGGTTTCGTTCCAGGGTGTGCTCCGCCATCGTCATCTCCTTTCTCTGGTTATGGGCTGCAGCGTGCCCTGTGCATGACCGGTTGCGCGTCTGCGCCGCCGCGGGGGGTAGTCCCGGACCGGCTCGGTCTGTCGGCTCATGGCCGTGGCACTGCTGCGAGTGATGCGCAGAGTCTAGGCAGCAGCGCGTCGGGCGGAAGCCTGGTTCACGAATAAGTGAAATAAGACGGCGCGTATTGTTGCGACGCAATAATCAATCATAGGCAGATTCCCGCGTGCCTGTAGCGGCATCTTGTGGATGTGCTGCATTGCGAAATCGCATAAAGCCAGGGGCGGAAATGCGAAAGGCCCGCAAGCGGGCCTTTGGTCTGTGGAGGAGCGATGGAGCGCGTTCAGTCGATGGCGGTGATGAATCCGGGTTCGATCACGACCTCGTCGCAGTTATGCCCTGGCCCGGCGCGATCGACGACGAGGAAGTCGCAGACTGCGTCGAGCGCGAGCAGCGGGTGGTGCCAGACGCCGGTGGCGTAGTTCACCCCCTGGTCGCCGCGGGCGAGGAAGACGCGCAGGTCGTCGGCCGTGGGCGGCGTGCCCGCCGGCGCCACCACCACCAGGTAGGGCCGTCCCGACATCGGGATGAAGGCCTGGGAGGCGAGCGGATGGCGCTCCATCATCGCCACCCGGAAGGGCAGCGCACGCGGCTGGCCGCGGAAGATCGAGACGATCACCCGGCCGTCCGGCCCCGGCGCGATCTCGGCGAGGTCGTGGTAGCGCTCGGTGTTGCCGGCGTTGATGGTGAAGTGCTGCACCGCCTCGCTTGCCTCGATGACCTCGCCGTAGGGGGCAAAGGCCTCGCGGCTGAGCGGTTCGACGGTAAGCCGGTGTGGGGTGATCGTGTCCATCGGCGTTTCCTCAGCGCGGGGCGACCTTGCCCCACAGGCGCAGGCGCGAGACGCCGCCGTCGGGGAAGATGTTGAAGCGCACGTGGGTGATGGGGCCGAGTTTGGCCAGTTCGGTGAAGCTGTGGATGGCATCCATCTCCAGCTTCTGCTCGGGCAGCAGCGTCGCCCAGAACATCGATTGGGTGGTGATCGAACGGTCGGTGCCTCCGGAAACGAAAGCCGCCTGCACCGAGCAGCGGTCGGGGTAGTTGCCCTTGAAGAAGGCGGTATCGACCTCGATGCGCTCGACGATGCCGGGCGCGCCCAGTTCGATCACGCACCAGTCGTTGCCTGGCTCGCGGCGGCGGCGGGTCTCCCAGCCGTCGCCCATATTCACCCCGCGGCCCGGCAGCAGCAGCGCGGAAGCGGACGAACCGAAGCTCGCATCGTTCCACGACAGCGCAC encodes:
- a CDS encoding nucleobase:cation symporter-2 family protein gives rise to the protein MAEHTLERNPQQPDAVDERLPAGRLFTLGLQHVLVMYAGAVAVPLIIGRALNLSPEQVAMLISADLFCCGLVTLIQSLGFGRHFGIKLPVMMGVTFAAVGPMVAMANVQGGPEGARAIFGAIIGAGLISIAIAPLMSRLLRFFPPVVTGTIIAIIGISLMRVGIGWAMGGPAPLAQSVDVPRLAAMVDQARESATAAAANLAPGTAAPAMKLPGPIPMQNNPNYGALDNMGVAAFVLVAILLLVRYGRGFVANIAVLLGIVIGCFAAAGLGKMHFDKVAKAPWFDVVTPFAFGMPTFDVVMILTMTLVMIVVMIESTGMFLALSEITGRRIGQKDLAAGLRTDGLGTVIGGVFNTFPYTSFSQNVGLVGVTGVKSRWVCVAAGIIMIVLGLLPKMAALVESVPTFVLGGAGLVMFGMVAATGIRILANVDFKSNRNNLYIVAISIGAGMIPLVAPRWTQHMAHSLHPLLESGILLTAISAVVLNLYFNGGKEDSVGAIEAAKAAEAH
- a CDS encoding outer membrane protein OmpK is translated as MNSLDRLATSLALASATFAIAPAQAATWSDTFIGYRYGTDFREPTNRNDVEKHVLQLTHASGYSVGQNFVNIDMLQSDDKDPASGSDSGATEFYLTYRHQVHLGKLFDKSLAFGPVKEVALTAGFDLNTKNTRFAPRKRLLVVGPTLKFDVPGFLDVSLLYGKEWNHCGLGSPACPKSEIAFDPQWMISVAWGIPFEAGPAPLKFQGFLNYNSEKGKDYANVKTKPETLMRTSLMVDVGQMVAGKKNTFLMGVGYEYWKNKFGNHDYANGSTKPGIDTNAPTFQMEWHF
- a CDS encoding ureidoglycolate lyase codes for the protein MDTITPHRLTVEPLSREAFAPYGEVIEASEAVQHFTINAGNTERYHDLAEIAPGPDGRVIVSIFRGQPRALPFRVAMMERHPLASQAFIPMSGRPYLVVVAPAGTPPTADDLRVFLARGDQGVNYATGVWHHPLLALDAVCDFLVVDRAGPGHNCDEVVIEPGFITAID